The Bifidobacterium animalis subsp. animalis ATCC 25527 genome has a segment encoding these proteins:
- a CDS encoding xanthine phosphoribosyltransferase produces MQELEERIREQGVVKPGNVLKVDAFLNHQCDVRLFDHMGAAWAEHFNNKHITKILTIEASGIGIACVAATHFNDVPVVFAKKAQSINLDGEQYVTHVYSFTKQKEFPVIVSKKYLNAGDRVLLIDDFLANGKALNGLIELCESAGAIVEGIGIAIEKGFQGGGDALREAGYDLDSLAIVESMDAETGAIEFRH; encoded by the coding sequence ATGCAGGAACTTGAAGAACGTATTCGCGAACAGGGCGTAGTGAAACCGGGCAATGTGCTCAAGGTGGACGCCTTCCTCAACCATCAGTGCGATGTGCGGCTGTTCGACCATATGGGTGCCGCCTGGGCCGAGCATTTCAACAACAAGCACATCACGAAGATCCTCACCATTGAGGCATCGGGGATCGGCATCGCCTGCGTCGCCGCCACCCATTTCAACGACGTCCCGGTCGTGTTCGCCAAGAAGGCGCAGTCCATCAATCTCGACGGCGAACAGTACGTGACCCACGTCTACTCCTTCACCAAGCAGAAGGAGTTCCCGGTGATCGTCTCGAAGAAGTACCTCAATGCAGGCGACCGCGTTCTACTCATCGACGATTTCCTCGCCAATGGCAAGGCCCTCAATGGGCTCATCGAACTGTGCGAATCGGCGGGGGCGATCGTGGAGGGTATTGGCATCGCCATCGAGAAGGGATTCCAAGGTGGTGGCGACGCCCTGCGTGAGGCCGGCTATGATCTGGATTCACTGGCCATCGTGGAATCGATGGATGCCGAGACCGGGGCGATCGAATTCCGCCACTGA
- a CDS encoding nucleobase:cation symporter-2 family protein, whose protein sequence is MSNNANPTASDANTRSEEDQERTFVTPELERDERESKAEVAEEKKRKGSISFEALSSLDAPVSFWKGIPFGLQHVLAMFVANLAPIFLVAAAGHMSPQDSAKIIQAGLLVAGLGTCLQLYGIWLFGSRLPMVTGISFTYVAAAISIVSHKGYGAVVGAVMVGGLLEVVLGLTARYWQRFVPPIVSAIVVTSIGFSLLSVGAESFGGGAGAEDFGSWQNLTLGLISLVACLAFQLLMKGTAKQLSVLFGLVVGYIVAIFFGKVDFSGFLHLQAVNVPTFMPFRPEFDWGSIISIGLLYIVSSVEVLGDTAALTKVGLDRKPTAKETSGAIAGDGLISSVSGLFGCLPLTSFAQNIGLVAMTKVVNRKVILSGGLLLVLASFVPAISEVFNSMPQAVLGGCTIMMFGNIILSGFQMISDAGYTQRNITIAALSLTIGIGFTQVSSIFVHFPPLFQSIFAQNCIAVAFVVAVVLNLVLPSEDRFLAAPATNRK, encoded by the coding sequence ATGAGCAACAACGCCAACCCCACCGCATCCGACGCCAACACGCGCTCGGAGGAAGATCAGGAACGTACATTCGTCACCCCCGAGCTGGAGCGCGACGAGCGTGAATCCAAGGCGGAAGTCGCCGAGGAAAAAAAGAGGAAAGGGTCCATCTCCTTCGAAGCACTGTCCAGTCTCGACGCGCCCGTCTCGTTCTGGAAGGGCATCCCGTTCGGCCTGCAGCATGTGCTTGCCATGTTCGTGGCGAATCTGGCACCGATCTTCCTGGTCGCAGCCGCCGGGCATATGAGTCCGCAGGACTCCGCCAAGATCATTCAGGCCGGCCTGCTCGTCGCAGGTCTGGGCACGTGCCTGCAGCTATACGGCATCTGGCTGTTCGGCTCCAGGTTGCCAATGGTCACCGGCATCTCCTTCACCTACGTCGCCGCCGCCATCTCCATTGTGAGCCACAAGGGCTACGGTGCCGTGGTCGGCGCCGTCATGGTCGGCGGTCTGCTCGAGGTGGTGCTCGGTCTGACCGCCAGGTACTGGCAGCGTTTCGTGCCACCCATCGTCTCGGCCATCGTGGTCACTTCGATCGGATTCTCATTGTTGTCGGTGGGAGCCGAGAGCTTCGGCGGCGGAGCGGGTGCCGAGGATTTCGGCAGCTGGCAGAATCTCACTCTGGGCCTCATCTCACTGGTGGCATGTCTGGCGTTCCAACTGCTCATGAAGGGGACCGCCAAGCAGCTTTCGGTGCTGTTCGGGCTGGTGGTCGGTTATATCGTGGCCATCTTCTTCGGCAAGGTCGACTTCTCCGGCTTCTTACACCTGCAGGCGGTCAACGTACCCACGTTCATGCCGTTCAGGCCTGAGTTCGACTGGGGCTCCATCATCTCGATCGGGTTGCTGTACATCGTTTCCTCAGTGGAGGTGCTCGGAGACACGGCAGCCCTGACCAAGGTGGGGCTCGACCGCAAGCCGACTGCAAAGGAGACATCCGGCGCGATCGCCGGCGATGGCCTCATCTCGTCCGTCTCCGGTCTCTTCGGCTGCCTGCCGCTCACCTCCTTCGCGCAGAACATCGGTCTCGTGGCAATGACGAAAGTGGTCAACCGCAAGGTGATTCTTTCCGGCGGCCTGCTTCTCGTACTCGCCAGCTTCGTGCCAGCCATATCCGAGGTGTTCAATTCCATGCCGCAGGCGGTGCTCGGCGGGTGCACGATCATGATGTTCGGCAACATCATTCTCTCCGGCTTCCAAATGATCTCCGATGCCGGATACACCCAGCGCAACATCACGATCGCCGCGCTCTCCCTCACCATAGGCATCGGTTTCACGCAGGTCTCCAGCATCTTCGTGCATTTCCCGCCGCTGTTCCAGTCGATCTTCGCGCAGAACTGCATCGCCGTGGCATTTGTGGTGGCTGTGGTGCTCAATCTCGTGCTCCCGAGCGAGGACCGTTTCCTGGCCGCTCCTGCAACCAACCGGAAGTGA
- a CDS encoding MalY/PatB family protein — MDIDERIAQFDSPVDRTGIFSMKWDVADGELPMWVADMDFRTAPAISEALTERVGNGTFGYTDVPREWNEAVADWWLRRYGVTVDPEHVVFTTGVIPAISSLVRSLTNVAEKVVLQPPVYNIFTNSIVNNGRRVLCNPLRYEHGAYSMDFDDLEHKLADPLTRLMILCNPQNPSGNVWSDGDLARVGELCAKHHVTVVSDEVHGDIVRPGVTHMPFAAVNELNRSICVTCSSPSKAFNVAGLQSAYFICDDDGLRARAVRGVNTDEVAEPNDFAVFSTIAAYTDGGAWLDDLCRVVQRNKDYVSAQLDEHAHDMLHMVASDSTYLAWIDCSGLLDRVGDANAERFCGFLRSHTGLVLSYGGIYGENGSRFVRMNLGTRADLVIDGTARLLAGAAAYLGN; from the coding sequence ATGGACATTGACGAGCGCATTGCACAATTCGACTCCCCTGTCGACCGCACGGGCATCTTCTCGATGAAATGGGACGTGGCCGACGGCGAACTGCCGATGTGGGTGGCGGACATGGATTTCCGCACGGCTCCGGCGATCAGCGAGGCATTGACTGAACGCGTGGGCAACGGCACCTTCGGCTATACGGATGTTCCCCGGGAATGGAACGAAGCGGTCGCGGATTGGTGGCTGCGTCGGTATGGCGTGACGGTGGATCCTGAGCATGTGGTGTTCACCACCGGTGTGATTCCGGCAATCTCCTCACTGGTCCGCTCGCTGACGAATGTGGCCGAGAAGGTCGTGCTCCAACCGCCGGTCTATAACATCTTCACGAATTCGATAGTGAACAACGGGCGCCGGGTACTGTGCAACCCTCTGCGTTATGAGCACGGCGCGTACTCGATGGATTTCGACGACCTCGAGCACAAGCTCGCCGATCCGCTCACCCGTCTGATGATTCTGTGCAATCCGCAGAATCCGAGTGGCAATGTGTGGAGCGACGGCGATCTGGCGCGCGTAGGCGAGCTGTGCGCAAAACACCATGTGACGGTTGTTTCCGATGAGGTGCATGGCGACATCGTGCGCCCGGGTGTCACCCATATGCCATTCGCCGCGGTCAATGAGCTGAACCGTTCAATCTGCGTGACCTGCTCGTCACCATCGAAGGCCTTCAATGTGGCCGGACTGCAGTCCGCATATTTCATCTGCGACGATGACGGTCTCCGGGCACGTGCCGTGCGCGGCGTGAACACCGACGAGGTGGCCGAGCCGAACGATTTCGCCGTGTTCTCCACGATCGCCGCCTATACCGATGGAGGCGCGTGGCTCGACGATCTGTGCCGTGTCGTGCAGCGCAACAAGGACTACGTGTCGGCGCAACTTGACGAGCATGCGCATGACATGCTGCATATGGTGGCCTCGGATTCCACATATCTGGCATGGATCGACTGCTCGGGCCTTCTTGATCGTGTGGGCGACGCCAATGCTGAGCGCTTCTGCGGTTTTCTGCGTTCACATACCGGTCTTGTGCTCTCGTATGGCGGCATCTACGGCGAAAACGGGTCCCGGTTCGTACGCATGAATCTCGGCACCCGCGCCGATCTGGTCATCGACGGCACGGCGCGCCTGCTCGCCGGCGCCGCGGCGTATCTGGGAAACTAA